A region of Mustela lutreola isolate mMusLut2 chromosome 17, mMusLut2.pri, whole genome shotgun sequence DNA encodes the following proteins:
- the SMIM22 gene encoding small integral membrane protein 22 isoform X2 encodes MDLAKDLEKELETTAQEVLGKLRSGELFQSNWDTAAFIIFLIFLGTVLLLLLLVCLHCCCHSCCSRRASRPRKEHRRGVDNLALEP; translated from the exons ATGGACTTGGCAAAAGACCTGGAGAAAGAGCTGGAGACCACAGCCCAGGAAGTGCTGGGGAAACTCCGGAGCGGTGAGCTGTTCCAGTCCAACTGGGACACTGCTGCCTTCAtcatcttcctcatcttccttG GCACCGTGTTGCTCCTGCTGCTGCTAGTCTGTCTCCACTGCTGCTGCCACAGCTGCTGCAGCCGCCGCGCCTCCAGACCCCGGAAG GAACACCGCAGGGGAGTGGATAACTTGGC
- the SMIM22 gene encoding small integral membrane protein 22 isoform X1, which translates to MDLAKDLEKELETTAQEVLGKLRSGELFQSNWDTAAFIIFLIFLGTVLLLLLLVCLHCCCHSCCSRRASRPRKVSPGKEHRRGVDNLALEP; encoded by the exons ATGGACTTGGCAAAAGACCTGGAGAAAGAGCTGGAGACCACAGCCCAGGAAGTGCTGGGGAAACTCCGGAGCGGTGAGCTGTTCCAGTCCAACTGGGACACTGCTGCCTTCAtcatcttcctcatcttccttG GCACCGTGTTGCTCCTGCTGCTGCTAGTCTGTCTCCACTGCTGCTGCCACAGCTGCTGCAGCCGCCGCGCCTCCAGACCCCGGAAGGTGAGCCCCGGGAAG GAACACCGCAGGGGAGTGGATAACTTGGC